In Hirundo rustica isolate bHirRus1 chromosome 2, bHirRus1.pri.v3, whole genome shotgun sequence, one genomic interval encodes:
- the OLFM4 gene encoding olfactomedin-4 isoform X1, whose amino-acid sequence MKHTLVAVLFLMQGMSALAEMTAAATATAVTAHLSTMPPYLTQPRYMNGKLHTSPKLFQNVSGSVNDEGTCQCSVYLPDTTFPVQKAEQLEIIATTLSEKFEAELSKVREYSKKIELYQQQIVNLTIRVQQVETGGVSYTELDFQLLKVEIRDLERLVTQLKPSLVGSNVIVEQIYLEIANLTVLVNELESLDKNNVLAIRRQIASLQKRLKECEENATKATPPPYFPPGTCVHRGLMNVSQPYVAKLNWRGFSYKYGSWGRGYYPSHPEREVYWVAPLNTDGRYLEYFRIYNSFDDLLLFKYSYERRITYGEGSGAALYKNHLYYHAYSSRNMVKHNIKTNTEVLRKELPGAAIGNRFSYAGVAWQDIDFAVDESGLWVIYSTENNMGNIVISKLNETTLDVLSTWQTRQYKPSVSNAFMLCGVLYATRPMSTKQEEIFYMYDTSTGQEGRVSIIMDKKLDTIQSIDYSPTDQKLYVYSDSYLVRYDVTFQP is encoded by the exons ATGAAGCACACACTGGTAGCTGTGCTTTTCCTCATGCAGGGCATGAGTGCTCTGGCTGagatgacagcagcagcaacagcaacagcagTG aCCGCTCATCTCAGTACGATGCCTCCATATCTGACTCAGCCTAGGTATATGAATGGCAAATTGCACACTTCCCCAAAG CTCTTTCAAAATGTGTCCGGCTCTGTGAATGATGAGGGAACTTGTCAGTGCTCCGTGTACCTGCCAGATACCACCTTTCCAGTGCAGAAGGCTGAGCAACTGGAAATCATAGCCACAACGCTCTCGGAGAAGTTTGAGGCAGAGCTTTCTAAA gTTAGGGAGTACtcaaaaaaaattgaactgtATCAGCAGCAAATCGTCAATCTAACCATCAGAGTGCAGCAAGTGGAGACGGGTGGTGTATCTTACACGGAACTGGACTTCCAGTTACTGAAAGTGGAAATCCGTGACCTAGAGAGACTGGTCACTCAGCTGAAACCCAGCCTTGTTGGAAGCAATGTCATCGTTGAGCAAATATATTTGGAG atCGCCAATCTGACTGTACTGGTAAATGAACTAGAGTCACTGGACAAAAACAATGTCCTTGCAATTCGTCGACAAATTGCGTCTCTGCAGAAACGATTGAAAGAGTGTGAAGAGAACGCAACCAAAGCTACACCACCTCCTTACTTCCCACCAG GTACCTGCGTTCACCGTGGACTGATGAATGTTAGCCAGCCTTATGTTGCCAAGCTGAACTGGAGAGGATTTTCCTACAAATACGGTTCCTGGGGTAGAGGTTACTATCCCTCTCACCCAGAGAGAGAAGTCTATTGGGTTGCACCATTGAACACTGATGGGAGATACCTAGAGTACTTCAGAATTTATAATTCCTTTGATGATTTGCTCCTGTTTAAATACTCATATGAAAGGAGAATAACATATGGGGAAGGAAGTGGTGCAGCCCTTTATAAAAATCACTTGTACTATCATGCTTATAGTTCGAGAAATATGGTGAAGCacaatataaaaacaaacacgGAGGTTTTGAGGAAGGAGCTTCCAGGTGCTGCTATTGGTAACCGCTTCTCTTATGCAGGCGTAGCATGGCAGGACATAGATTTTGCCGTGGATGAAAGTGGGTTATGGGTAATATATTCAACTGAAAATAACATGGGCAACATTGTGATTAGCAAGCTCAATGAGACCACACTTGATGTGCTAAGTACTTGGCAGACGAGACAGTACAAGCCATCTGTTTCCAATGCTTTCATGTTATGTGGTGTTCTTTACGCCACAAGGCCAATGAGCACTAAGCAAGAGGAGATCTTCTACATGTATGACACAAGTACTGGCCAAGAAGGTAGAGTTAGTATCATCATGGATAAAAAGTTAGATACAATCCAGAGTATTGATTACAGCCCCACAGATCAGAAACTATATGTTTACAGTGATAGTTACCTTGTAAGATATGATGTGACTTTCCAGCCTTAG
- the OLFM4 gene encoding olfactomedin-4 isoform X2, with protein sequence MPPYLTQPRYMNGKLHTSPKLFQNVSGSVNDEGTCQCSVYLPDTTFPVQKAEQLEIIATTLSEKFEAELSKVREYSKKIELYQQQIVNLTIRVQQVETGGVSYTELDFQLLKVEIRDLERLVTQLKPSLVGSNVIVEQIYLEIANLTVLVNELESLDKNNVLAIRRQIASLQKRLKECEENATKATPPPYFPPGTCVHRGLMNVSQPYVAKLNWRGFSYKYGSWGRGYYPSHPEREVYWVAPLNTDGRYLEYFRIYNSFDDLLLFKYSYERRITYGEGSGAALYKNHLYYHAYSSRNMVKHNIKTNTEVLRKELPGAAIGNRFSYAGVAWQDIDFAVDESGLWVIYSTENNMGNIVISKLNETTLDVLSTWQTRQYKPSVSNAFMLCGVLYATRPMSTKQEEIFYMYDTSTGQEGRVSIIMDKKLDTIQSIDYSPTDQKLYVYSDSYLVRYDVTFQP encoded by the exons ATGCCTCCATATCTGACTCAGCCTAGGTATATGAATGGCAAATTGCACACTTCCCCAAAG CTCTTTCAAAATGTGTCCGGCTCTGTGAATGATGAGGGAACTTGTCAGTGCTCCGTGTACCTGCCAGATACCACCTTTCCAGTGCAGAAGGCTGAGCAACTGGAAATCATAGCCACAACGCTCTCGGAGAAGTTTGAGGCAGAGCTTTCTAAA gTTAGGGAGTACtcaaaaaaaattgaactgtATCAGCAGCAAATCGTCAATCTAACCATCAGAGTGCAGCAAGTGGAGACGGGTGGTGTATCTTACACGGAACTGGACTTCCAGTTACTGAAAGTGGAAATCCGTGACCTAGAGAGACTGGTCACTCAGCTGAAACCCAGCCTTGTTGGAAGCAATGTCATCGTTGAGCAAATATATTTGGAG atCGCCAATCTGACTGTACTGGTAAATGAACTAGAGTCACTGGACAAAAACAATGTCCTTGCAATTCGTCGACAAATTGCGTCTCTGCAGAAACGATTGAAAGAGTGTGAAGAGAACGCAACCAAAGCTACACCACCTCCTTACTTCCCACCAG GTACCTGCGTTCACCGTGGACTGATGAATGTTAGCCAGCCTTATGTTGCCAAGCTGAACTGGAGAGGATTTTCCTACAAATACGGTTCCTGGGGTAGAGGTTACTATCCCTCTCACCCAGAGAGAGAAGTCTATTGGGTTGCACCATTGAACACTGATGGGAGATACCTAGAGTACTTCAGAATTTATAATTCCTTTGATGATTTGCTCCTGTTTAAATACTCATATGAAAGGAGAATAACATATGGGGAAGGAAGTGGTGCAGCCCTTTATAAAAATCACTTGTACTATCATGCTTATAGTTCGAGAAATATGGTGAAGCacaatataaaaacaaacacgGAGGTTTTGAGGAAGGAGCTTCCAGGTGCTGCTATTGGTAACCGCTTCTCTTATGCAGGCGTAGCATGGCAGGACATAGATTTTGCCGTGGATGAAAGTGGGTTATGGGTAATATATTCAACTGAAAATAACATGGGCAACATTGTGATTAGCAAGCTCAATGAGACCACACTTGATGTGCTAAGTACTTGGCAGACGAGACAGTACAAGCCATCTGTTTCCAATGCTTTCATGTTATGTGGTGTTCTTTACGCCACAAGGCCAATGAGCACTAAGCAAGAGGAGATCTTCTACATGTATGACACAAGTACTGGCCAAGAAGGTAGAGTTAGTATCATCATGGATAAAAAGTTAGATACAATCCAGAGTATTGATTACAGCCCCACAGATCAGAAACTATATGTTTACAGTGATAGTTACCTTGTAAGATATGATGTGACTTTCCAGCCTTAG